The following coding sequences lie in one Haematobia irritans isolate KBUSLIRL chromosome 3, ASM5000362v1, whole genome shotgun sequence genomic window:
- the LOC142228610 gene encoding uncharacterized protein LOC142228610 produces MTPFDDFSYLINFVLLGEEPTIEDFILLIGTFVAFVAFILWCCFPIQPKDSNHRQFSCKTMHSIDNTAQQQIHTSYSKMSANSLIYNEYVLRNGSSNGGGGGQHSSYHCCT; encoded by the exons ATGACTCCTTTCGATGATTTTTCGTATCTTATAAATTTCGTTTTGCTTGGGGAGGAACCG ACcattgaagattttattttattgattggtACGTTTGTGGCATTCGTTGCTTTCATACTATGGTGTTGTTTCCCCATACAACCCAAG GATTCCAATCATCGGCAATTTTCTTGTAAAACAATGCATTCCATAGATAATACGGCACAACAGCAAATTCACACTAGCTACAGTAAAATGTCAGCCAACTCTTTGATCTACAATGAATATGTTCTGAGAAATGGATCAAGTAATGGTGGTGGCGGAGGGCAGCACAGCAGCTATCACTGTTGTACCTAG